Within Xanthomonas theicola, the genomic segment CTGGATCTGCGTGAGGCCGGCGAGCGTTGCAGCCGTCACCGGGTGCGGCGCTTGATGAAGGCCGAAGGCTTGCGAGCGCAGGTTGGCTACGGCAGCAAGCCGCGTTAGCGGGGAGGTCCGGTCGGCGTGGTGGCGAATGTGCTCAACCGGGACTTCATTCCGCAGGCCCCGAACAAGGTCTGGGTCACGGACATCACCTATATCCGCACCTACGAGGGCTGGCTGTTCTTGGCAGCGGTAATGGAGCTGTATTGGCGCCAGATCGTGGGTTGGGCAACCGCTTCGACAATGACCAGCGATCTGGTGCTGCAGGCACTGGTGGCAGCGGCGTGGCGGCGCAAGCCCGGTCCTGGCGTGATGGTGCACTCCGACCAGGGCTGGCAGTCCACCAGCAGCGATTGGCAGTCGTTCCTGAAGGCGCACCGGATGGTGCCGAGCATGAGCCGACGCGGGAACTGCCATGACAACGCCGTGGCCGAGAGCTTCTTCAGCGTCTTGAAGAAGGAACGTATCAAGCGTCGGATCTACCCGACACGCGCCATGGCGGCATCGGACGTGTTCGACTATATCGAGATGTTCTACAACCCGATCCGCCGGCATGGTTCCGCTGGCGGCGTGTCACCGGTAGAGTTTGAAAGGCGCTACGCGCAGAGCGGCGACTGAGTGTCTACGGAAATCTGGCCGGTCCAGCACGAGCCTGCAGCTTTGCAAACAACCCGGCCTCACGGTAACGCACGATCGCAGCGCGCATATCCCGATCTTTCTGGTTTATCGCTGTCCGGTGTTGCATCACAGGCCACCGATGAGCGGCAGTCGGCGGTGTCCGGACCAGCGAATGCCAGCCTGGCGCAGTGTGGCCCGCGACTGCACGCGCAGGGAGTCGGATGTGTTGCCGGTCACACCTTGCGCTCCACGCATTGAAGTTATCCGCCAGCGTGCCGATGACGGGGAGGGTGGATGGCTGTCCCTGTGAGCCGGCCACGACGTTGCTCGGCGATGACGCTTCGTGCGCCTGCGTGACGACGACCGGACCGATCACGGGCGCAACGTGCGCCGCAGCGATCCCCCCGTGCCGCGATGGAACGTGGGACCCCATCGACCAAGCGGTCGCAGTACGGCCGCCCGACGAGCGTACGCACATGAATTCCATCGCTTCGGTGTCCTCGATCGCCCTGTCCGGCATGCGCGCCGCCGCGACCGGGCTGCAGGTGCGCGCGAACAATGTCGCCAACGCCGCCACCGAGGGGTTCCAGCGCCAGGTGCCGGCCAACCAGGAAGCCGCCGGCGGCGGCGTGGTCGCCCAGGTGACCGCGGCCGGCGGCGCGGGCCGCGATCTGGTCGAGGACATGCTCGGCGGGTTGTCCGCGCGCGACGATTTCCAGGCCAGTGCGCGGGTGCTGCGCGCGGCCGACACCACGCTCGGCGGCCTGCTCGACGTGCTCGCCTGAGCCGCCGCGGTCGCGGCTGTGCGGTTTTCCGCATTCATCCCCGACACGACGCACAAGACGCCGGCGTTGACGCGGCGCAGGATGGGCCGCTAGTGCTGAGCGGAGACGATGAATGGATCGGAGAGATTTCCTGCGCCAGGGGCTGGCGGCCGGCGCGTCGGCCGGGGTCGCAGCGTTCGCCGGCAGCGGCAGCGTCGCCGCCGACGCGAATGCCGCGTCCGCCGCGGCGCCTGCGCCTGCGCGGCCGCAGCTGCGGCCGCTGGCCGCCGATGCGCTCGCCGGCCACACCCTGCAATGCCGCTTCGTCGAGGCCGGCGCACAATGGCAGGTGTACGAGGACCTGCGCAGCGCCGACGGCGACCTGACCCTGCTCGGCCCCGGCGGCGCGCTGGTGCTCGGCAAGCGCACCGAACCGGTCTGGGGCGGCGATGCGCCGCCGTATTTCGGCATGCCGCTGGCCGAGGTGGCGATGGCGCAGGCCGACCTGCTCGCCGAACGCCTGCTGCGCGACGGCGACCCGCGTGTGGACGAAGTGCGCGACGCGGCACCGCCGCCGGCCTCGCGGCTGGATCCCAAGGACTACAACGGGCGCCTGCCGTGGACCACCTTCGTCGGCACCCGCGAGTGCGCCGATACCATGCCGGTGTACCCGGATGGGCGCACCCGCGGCTACCGCGCGCTGCACGCCTTCCCCGAGCTGGACAAGAAGGAACTGGTGGAGCGCCGCCACGAAGGCCTGATCGGTGGCTGGATGCCGGCGGTGCGCAAGGTGGTGCCGGCCGGCGAGGGCCGCTACTACGACGTGCTGCTGTTCGCCGACGTGCTCGCCAGCGACCGCTTCGTCGTGCAGACCTGGCACCGCAGCGCATTGGTCGAGCACGGCCAGGTGACCAAGGTGGTGTACGGCTACAGCTATCCCGACTACCCGCCGCGCCGCGGCCCGCGCAGTGCCGAGGACTTCTACCGCGGCCTGCTGGCCTTCGCCGGCTACTGGCAGGGGTTGCTCGCCGACACCGTGCAGGCGCAACTGCCCGATGCCGGCTGGAGCGACATGGCGCGCTTCGCCTTCGCCCGCGAACTGGTGGTGCGCCCCGGCGGCACCTATCCGAAA encodes:
- a CDS encoding flagellar basal body protein, which translates into the protein MNSIASVSSIALSGMRAAATGLQVRANNVANAATEGFQRQVPANQEAAGGGVVAQVTAAGGAGRDLVEDMLGGLSARDDFQASARVLRAADTTLGGLLDVLA